The following are from one region of the Cloacibacterium sp. TD35 genome:
- a CDS encoding acetylornithine carbamoyltransferase: MKQFLSINDVENLDDLIQDALEYKKNPLKDENLAKGKTLGLIFMNSSLRTRMSTQKAAENLGFKVMTFNAGQDFWAWETEDGAVMNGTTVEHIKDAATVIGQYCDVVAIRCFADLKNKKSDTEEKILTLFQKYLNKPLISMEAATRHPLQSLADTITIKEQWKEARKPKVVLTWGPHIKPIPHAVANSFAEWMNAQDVDFVITHPEGLDLDPAFVGDAQVTNNQEEALKDADFVYIKNWSSFNDYGKVVEGYDDWMLTEEKMKITNNGRPMHCLPVRRNVEVSDEVLDSEQSLIFEQSYNRLFAAQAVLKNIL; this comes from the coding sequence ATGAAACAGTTTCTATCTATAAATGACGTAGAAAATCTTGATGATCTAATTCAAGATGCTTTAGAATACAAGAAAAATCCTTTGAAGGACGAGAATTTGGCTAAAGGTAAAACTTTGGGCTTAATTTTTATGAATTCTAGCCTCAGAACAAGGATGAGCACTCAAAAAGCGGCTGAAAATTTAGGTTTTAAAGTGATGACTTTCAATGCTGGACAAGATTTCTGGGCTTGGGAAACTGAAGATGGAGCAGTGATGAATGGCACTACTGTAGAGCATATTAAAGATGCAGCTACGGTAATTGGACAGTATTGCGATGTGGTTGCGATTCGTTGTTTTGCAGATTTAAAAAATAAAAAATCTGATACGGAAGAAAAGATTTTAACGCTTTTCCAAAAGTATCTCAATAAACCATTGATTTCTATGGAAGCTGCTACCAGACATCCTTTGCAGAGTTTGGCGGATACTATTACCATAAAAGAACAGTGGAAAGAAGCCAGAAAACCGAAAGTTGTTTTAACGTGGGGTCCACACATTAAGCCAATTCCACACGCTGTTGCCAATTCTTTTGCAGAATGGATGAATGCACAAGATGTAGATTTTGTGATTACACATCCTGAAGGTTTAGATTTAGACCCAGCTTTTGTTGGCGATGCTCAAGTGACTAATAATCAAGAAGAAGCATTAAAAGATGCTGATTTTGTGTATATTAAAAACTGGAGTTCATTTAATGATTACGGAAAAGTAGTAGAAGGTTATGATGATTGGATGCTGACTGAAGAAAAAATGAAAATCACCAATAACGGAAGACCAATGCATTGTTTACCAGTTCGTAGAAATGTTGAGGTTAGCGATGAGGTTTTGGATTCTGAACAGTCATTGATTTTTGAACAATCATACAACAGATTGTTTGCTGCACAAGCAGTCTTGAAAAACATACTTTAA
- the argB gene encoding acetylglutamate kinase, which produces MKQELYIIKIGGNVIDHPEKLDAFLKDFSEIQKPKILVHGGGKLATKLAEKLEIPQEFFEGRRITNQETRDVAVMVYAGLINKNIVATLQKNGLNSIGFSGADANLIPAHKRPVKKVDFGWVGDVETEKINASFLEKVISENICPVFCAITHDGNGNLLNTNADTIASSLAVALSAHFEVNLAYCFEKNGVLENVEDENSVIAKITPETYIQLKEKNIVNDGMIPKIDNAFAAIEKGVKSVFIVKETFLKKLINENDRTSGTEITQ; this is translated from the coding sequence ATGAAACAAGAACTATACATCATCAAAATTGGTGGAAATGTAATAGATCATCCCGAAAAGTTAGATGCTTTCTTGAAGGATTTTTCTGAAATTCAAAAACCTAAAATTTTGGTTCACGGTGGTGGAAAATTGGCAACCAAATTAGCTGAAAAACTAGAAATTCCACAAGAGTTTTTTGAAGGTAGAAGAATTACCAATCAGGAGACCAGAGATGTTGCAGTGATGGTTTATGCAGGTTTGATCAATAAAAATATTGTGGCTACTTTACAGAAAAATGGTTTGAACTCCATCGGTTTTTCAGGTGCAGATGCTAATCTTATTCCGGCGCACAAAAGACCTGTGAAAAAAGTAGATTTTGGTTGGGTAGGAGATGTGGAAACAGAAAAAATCAATGCTTCATTTTTAGAAAAAGTAATATCTGAAAATATTTGTCCGGTTTTTTGTGCCATTACACACGATGGAAACGGTAATTTACTCAATACCAATGCAGATACCATTGCATCGAGTTTAGCAGTGGCTTTATCAGCACATTTTGAAGTAAATTTGGCGTATTGTTTTGAGAAAAATGGAGTTTTAGAGAATGTAGAAGATGAAAATTCAGTCATTGCTAAAATAACACCAGAAACCTATATTCAACTCAAGGAAAAAAATATTGTGAATGACGGAATGATTCCGAAGATCGATAATGCTTTTGCAGCTATAGAAAAAGGAGTAAAATCTGTATTCATTGTAAAAGAAACTTTTTTGAAGAAACTAATTAACGAAAACGACAGAACGAGTGGAACAGAAATCACCCAATAA
- a CDS encoding M20 family metallo-hydrolase, with translation MEQKSPNNFLELGDNAVELLKKLISIPSFSKEEDKTADLIEEYLQGKGVKTHRQQNNVWVFNQNFSPEKPTILLNSHHDTVRPNSGYTLDPFTPIVKDGKLYGLGSNDAGGALVSLMAAFLYFYSADDLKYNIVYAATAEEENSGLDGVESVLPHFGNLEFAIVGEPTEMQMAIAEKGLMVVDCEVSGTSSHAAHPNDDNAIYNAIKDIEWIKNYQFPKKSDALGDVKMTVSVINAGKLHNMVPNTCSFTIDVRTTDQYTNREVLEIIQQNIKSKAVARGFRLNSSSISVEHPIVKAGLELGRTTYGSPTTSDQAVIPYPSLKMGPGLSARSHSSDEFIYVDEIYEGIKIYIQLLSKIVF, from the coding sequence GTGGAACAGAAATCACCCAATAATTTTTTAGAACTTGGCGATAATGCTGTAGAATTGCTCAAAAAGCTAATCTCTATACCTTCTTTCAGTAAAGAAGAAGATAAAACGGCTGATTTAATTGAGGAATATCTTCAGGGAAAAGGGGTGAAAACTCATCGTCAACAAAACAATGTTTGGGTTTTCAACCAAAATTTTTCCCCTGAAAAACCTACCATTCTGCTCAATTCTCATCACGATACGGTAAGACCCAATTCTGGTTATACTTTAGATCCTTTTACACCGATTGTAAAAGATGGTAAACTGTATGGTTTAGGCAGTAATGATGCTGGTGGAGCTTTGGTTTCTTTAATGGCGGCTTTTCTTTATTTTTATTCGGCAGATGATTTAAAATACAATATCGTTTACGCAGCAACTGCAGAAGAAGAAAATTCTGGTTTAGATGGAGTTGAATCGGTGCTGCCACATTTTGGGAATTTAGAATTTGCGATTGTGGGCGAGCCTACAGAAATGCAGATGGCGATTGCTGAAAAAGGTTTAATGGTGGTAGATTGCGAGGTTTCGGGAACTTCTTCTCACGCAGCGCATCCTAATGATGATAACGCCATTTACAACGCAATTAAGGATATAGAATGGATTAAAAATTATCAGTTTCCGAAAAAATCTGATGCTTTAGGCGATGTGAAAATGACGGTAAGCGTCATCAATGCTGGGAAATTGCACAATATGGTGCCCAACACTTGCAGTTTTACCATAGATGTAAGGACTACAGATCAATACACCAACCGTGAAGTTTTAGAAATTATTCAACAAAATATAAAAAGTAAAGCAGTAGCAAGAGGATTTAGATTGAATTCCTCTTCTATTTCTGTGGAGCATCCTATTGTGAAAGCAGGTTTAGAATTGGGCAGGACTACTTATGGTTCGCCTACCACTTCAGATCAAGCTGTAATTCCTTACCCATCACTTAAAATGGGGCCGGGTTTGTCGGCGCGTTCGCACAGCAGTGACGAGTTTATTTATGTAGATGAAATTTATGAAGGCATAAAAATTTACATTCAATTATTATCAAAAATTGTATTTTAA
- the argH gene encoding argininosuccinate lyase, producing MSKKLWQKNNLSENQHAALVEKFTIGRDAEFDLQLAKYDVLGNKAHVKMLATIGLIEESELPKILEELDNIALKIEEGSFVIEEGIEDVHSQIEFQLTKKLGDIGKKIHSARSRNDQVLVDIKLFLKNEILEIKDLVKNLFQTLQKLSNLHQDKLIPGYTHFQIAMPSSFGLWFGAYAEALIDDLEMLLAAYKITNKNPLGSGAGYGSSFPINRTLTTELLEFETLNYNVVYAQMTRGKSEKTLATAIAAIAHTLSKLAYDVCLYMNQNFGFITFPDTFTTGSSIMPHKKNPDIFELIRGKCNILQGVPTELTLLTNNLPSGYHREMQLTKEVLFPAINTIKDCLYISEYTLNHIQVKDNILEDEKYQYLFSVENVNDLVLNGVSFRDAYVQVGQSIENQNFEPNKNLKHTHEGSIGNLCNEEIREEFSKVFEKFK from the coding sequence ATGAGTAAAAAACTTTGGCAAAAAAATAATTTATCTGAAAATCAGCATGCTGCTTTGGTGGAAAAATTTACCATTGGTAGAGATGCTGAATTTGATTTGCAACTCGCAAAATACGATGTTTTGGGAAACAAGGCGCATGTGAAAATGCTTGCAACTATTGGTCTGATTGAAGAATCTGAATTGCCAAAAATTTTAGAAGAATTAGATAATATTGCACTTAAAATAGAAGAAGGAAGCTTTGTCATCGAAGAAGGAATAGAAGATGTGCATTCTCAGATAGAATTTCAATTGACAAAGAAATTGGGTGATATTGGCAAGAAAATTCACTCTGCACGTTCTAGAAATGACCAAGTTTTAGTAGACATCAAGCTTTTCCTCAAAAATGAAATTCTAGAAATTAAAGATTTGGTGAAAAATCTTTTCCAGACTTTACAAAAGTTAAGCAACCTGCATCAAGATAAACTCATTCCCGGTTATACACATTTTCAAATTGCGATGCCTTCCTCTTTTGGACTATGGTTTGGTGCTTATGCAGAAGCATTGATAGATGATTTAGAAATGCTTTTGGCTGCGTACAAAATCACCAATAAAAATCCTTTAGGTTCTGGCGCAGGTTATGGTTCTTCGTTCCCGATTAATCGTACTTTAACTACAGAATTACTGGAATTTGAGACGCTAAATTACAACGTAGTTTATGCACAAATGACACGCGGAAAGTCTGAAAAAACTTTGGCAACTGCTATTGCTGCTATTGCACATACTTTGAGCAAATTAGCCTATGATGTCTGTTTATATATGAATCAAAATTTTGGATTTATCACGTTTCCAGATACTTTTACTACGGGAAGCAGCATTATGCCACATAAAAAAAACCCAGATATTTTCGAGTTAATTCGAGGTAAATGTAATATTCTTCAAGGCGTTCCTACGGAATTAACATTGTTGACCAATAATTTACCTTCTGGTTATCACCGAGAAATGCAACTGACCAAAGAAGTGCTTTTTCCTGCAATTAATACCATTAAAGATTGTCTTTACATTTCAGAATATACCTTGAATCACATTCAAGTAAAAGATAATATTTTGGAGGACGAAAAGTATCAATACCTTTTCAGTGTGGAGAATGTAAATGATTTGGTTTTGAATGGAGTTTCATTCCGTGATGCTTATGTACAAGTTGGTCAAAGTATTGAAAATCAAAATTTTGAACCTAATAAAAACTTAAAGCACACGCACGAAGGAAGCATCGGGAATCTTTGCAACGAAGAAATTAGAGAAGAATTCTCAAAAGTTTTTGAGAAATTTAAATAG
- a CDS encoding Lrp/AsnC family transcriptional regulator has translation MSQNLDQKDLQILDLLQRNSNYSVKEIGEKIGLSFTPTYDRIKYLEKNGFIEKYAAILNRKKIGIDLVAYCNVTIRNQSKQSLDEFEKEIRKYDEVQEVLSLSGTYDYMLKIATNNIDTYNNFITNVLANTPNIYQYHSSIVLNEIKRENTYKLLEKEHQLDMENEKNSSKKK, from the coding sequence ATGAGTCAAAATTTAGATCAAAAAGATTTACAAATATTAGATTTGCTTCAAAGAAATTCTAACTATTCGGTAAAAGAAATCGGCGAGAAAATTGGCTTATCTTTTACTCCAACTTACGACAGAATTAAGTATTTAGAAAAAAATGGTTTTATAGAAAAATATGCTGCTATTCTCAATCGTAAGAAAATAGGCATTGATTTAGTGGCTTACTGTAACGTGACGATTAGAAATCAATCGAAGCAATCCCTTGATGAGTTTGAGAAGGAAATTAGAAAATATGATGAAGTACAAGAAGTGCTCAGTTTGTCTGGAACTTATGATTATATGCTGAAAATTGCTACCAACAACATCGACACTTATAACAACTTTATTACCAACGTATTAGCCAATACCCCTAATATTTATCAATATCACAGTAGCATTGTTCTGAACGAAATCAAAAGAGAAAACACTTATAAACTCTTAGAAAAAGAACATCAACTGGATATGGAAAATGAGAAAAATTCGTCTAAAAAAAAATAA
- a CDS encoding DUF1003 domain-containing protein: MSTFRSDLSGKEFPENERVSAKNLRQSLLHFINKTHPNFSKSCFLSIEEMNEYREKYISEFLNKKLGNLTEVERQVIQSVSKNTMISTEVEEDEQEITFGQKLADKVAEFGGSWGFIIFFMTFLVAWILLNVFWLSNHGFDPFPFILLNLILSCIAAIQAPVIMMSQNRQEEKDRERSKKDYKINLKSELEIRELHEKIDHLIIHYQQDLLEIQKTQIDLLENILHNVKKE; this comes from the coding sequence ATGAGTACTTTCAGAAGTGATTTATCTGGGAAAGAATTTCCCGAAAACGAAAGGGTTTCCGCTAAAAATCTCAGACAATCCCTGCTTCATTTTATCAATAAAACACATCCTAATTTTTCTAAAAGTTGTTTTTTGAGTATTGAAGAAATGAATGAATACCGAGAAAAATATATTTCTGAATTTCTCAATAAAAAATTAGGAAACCTAACAGAAGTAGAAAGACAAGTGATTCAATCTGTTTCTAAAAACACCATGATTTCTACAGAAGTGGAAGAAGATGAACAAGAAATTACTTTCGGTCAAAAATTGGCAGATAAAGTAGCAGAATTCGGTGGAAGTTGGGGCTTCATCATCTTTTTCATGACCTTTTTAGTTGCTTGGATTTTATTGAATGTTTTTTGGCTTTCTAATCATGGTTTTGATCCTTTCCCTTTCATTTTATTGAACTTAATTTTGTCTTGTATTGCGGCAATTCAGGCTCCTGTGATTATGATGAGCCAAAACCGACAAGAAGAAAAAGATAGAGAACGCTCCAAAAAAGATTACAAAATCAATCTAAAAAGTGAATTAGAAATTAGAGAATTACACGAAAAAATAGACCATTTAATCATTCATTATCAACAAGATTTACTCGAAATTCAGAAAACTCAAATAGACTTATTAGAAAATATTTTACATAATGTGAAGAAAGAATAA